From Micromonospora auratinigra:
ATGGACGGCGGACGCGCGGCGCGGGCGGAGGAGGACGACCAGATGGAGTACGTGAGGTTCGGCGGGACCGGCCTGGAGGTGTCCCGGCTCTGCCTGGGCTGCATGAGCTACGGCGAGCCGGGCCGGGGCGCGCACCCCTGGTCGCTGCCGGAGGAGGCGAGCCGCCCCTTCATCAAGCAGGCCCTGGAGCTGGGTGTCAACTTCTTCGACACCGCGAACGTCTACTCCGACGGCACCAGCGAGGAGATCGTCGGCCGGGCGCTGAAGGACTTCGCCCGCCGCGACGACGTGGTCATCGCGACGAAGGTGCACGGCCGGATGGGCGAGGGACCGAACCGGGGCGGGCTGTCCCGCAAGCACATCATGAGCGAGATCGACGCGAGCCTGCGCCGGCTCGGCACCGACTACGTGGACCTCTACCAGATCCACCGCCTCGACCCGGGCACCCCGATCGAGGAGACCCTGGAGGCGCTGCACGACCTGGTCCGCGCCGGCAAGGTCCGCTACCTCGGCGCCTCCTCGATGTACGCGTGGCAGTTCGGCAAGGCGCTCTGGGCGGCCGAGCGCAACGGCTGGACCCGTTTCGTCGCCATGCAGAACCACTACAACCTGCTCTACCGCGAGGAGGAGCGGGAGATGCTGCCGCTCTGCGCCGACCAGGGCGTCGCGGTGATCCCGTGGAGCCCGCTGGCCCGGGGCCGGCTGACCCGCGACCGGGGCGAGAGCACGGACCGGGCGCGGTCCGACGAGTTCGGCCGCACCCTGTACGCGCGGACCGAGGAGCCGGACCGGGCGGTGGTCGACGCGGTGGCCCGGATCGCGGCGGCGCGGGGGGTGTCCCGGGCCCAGGTGGCGCTGGCCTGGGTGGCCCGCAACCCGGCGGTGACCGCCCCGATCGTCGGCGCGACGAAGCCGCACCACCTGACCGACGCGGTGGCGGCGCTGGAGTTGACGTTGACCGACGACGAGGTGGCGGCCCTGGAGTCGCCGTACGTGCCGCACCCGGTGGCGGGCTTCTAGGGCGTACCGTTCCGTCATGATCGATACGGGGTGGGACGACGTCGCCGTCGCGACCGCCGCGGCACTCGCCGGGGCGGATGTGGTGCGGGGGATGTACGGCCGGCGGCTGGACCGCGTCGACAAGGGGGACGGGGACTTCGCCACCGCCGCCGATCTGGCGGCCGAGCGGGCGATCCTCGACGTGCTCCGGGCGGGCCGGCCCGCCGACGACGTGGTCGGCGAGGAGGGCGGTCGGCAGGGCGCCGTGGACGGCGTACGCGAATGGTTGGTGGATCCCCTCTGCGGCACGCTGAACTATGCCGCCGGCACCATGCTGGTCGCGGTCAACGTGGCGCTGCGCGGCGGCGCGGCGGCGGTGGCCGACCCGTTCGCCGGCGAGGTCTTCGCCACCGACGGCGAAACCGCCCGGGTGCGGCACGAGGGTGCCGACGCGCCGCTGGTGCCGACCGCCGCCACCCGGCTGGTGGACGTCAACCTGGATCCGCCCTTCCCGAGCGCGCCGCGGCTGCGGGCGGTGGACCTGCTGGCCCACCCGGACTTCGTCGCCCGGTTCCGGCCCCGGGTCGGCTCCACGACGCTGGCGCTGGCCTGGGTCGCCGCCGGCCGGCGGGCCGGATACGTCACCGACGGCGGTGACCTCACCGGGAGCGTCCACTTCGCCGCCGGCATCGCGCTGTGCCGGGCCGCCGGCTGCGTGGTCACCGGCCTCGACGGCGCGCCGCTCGGTCCGGCCGGCCGCGGCCTGGTGGCGGCCGCCGACGCCGAGACCCACGCGCTCCTGCTGGGGATGCTCGCCGGCCGCCCCTGACCCGGGCCGCCCGGCCGCACGTCGCCGAGCGGGTCGGCCTCAGAGCGGCGACACGCCGGCGGGCGGCGTCGCACCGGGCCCGCCCGGGCCGAGCCAGCGGACCAGCAGCACGGTCGCGTCGTCGGCGAGCCGGTCGTCCTGGTACGCGAGGATCGCGTGCACCAGCCGGCGGGCGGTCTCCGGCAGCGGCAGCCCGTCGGCGAGCGCCCGGACGGTGAAGTCCACCAGCCGGTCCATGCCGAACGGCTCGCCGCCGGCGGACCGCGCCTCGATGATCCCGTCGGTGTAGAAGAGCACGTCGTCGCCGGGTTCCAGGGCCTCCTCGATCACCACCGGGGGACGCTGGTCACCGAGGGTCACCGGCAGGGCGGTGGGCGTGGGCAGCACGGTGGCCACCTTGCCCCGGCGGATCACCAGCCCGCTGGGATGCCCGGCGGAGATGATCCGGAGCCGGCCGTCGCGCTGGTCGAGTTCGGCCAGCACGCCGGTGATCAGGCCGCGCCGGTCGTGTTCGCGTACCGCGTCGTCGATGTGGTGGTACGTGCGGACCAGGTCGAAGTCGGCCCGGCGGGCGTTGCGGTAGGCGGCCAGCGCCAGGCTGGCCAGGGTGACCGCGCGCATCCCGCCGGCGGAGCCGTGCCCGACCGCGTCGAAGAGGGCGAGGTGGGCGGTGTCGCCGTTGACCGCGTAGTCGAAGGCGTCCCCGCCCACGTCGTAGCTCGGCTCCAGGATGCCGCTGATGACCAGGCCACCGGTGGCGAAGGTCAGCGGGGGGAGTTGGGCGCGCAGCATCTCGGCGGCCAGCCGCATCGGGGCGCGGCGGCGGACCCGCTCCACGGTGTCGCTGTAGAGCGAGCGGGTGACCAGCAGGTCGGCGATGAGCGACGCGGCGGCCTGGTACTCCGGCACCCGGGCCGGTGGCACCGGTTCGGCCGCCAGCACCTCGGCCACCCCGAGGCGTTCCATCCCGTCCAGCAGCGGCACCCAGAGCCGGGTCGTCACACCGGCCTCGCCCGTCTCGCCGGGAATCGGCTTCACCAGGCTGAAGGCGCGTCCGGCGAGCGTCCCGTCCACGCTCAGCACCTCGCGCGGCGGGGAGTCCGCGGCGCGCATCGGCAGCAGCTCCCGCTGCTCGTGGTCGACCAGGTAGAGGAGGATGTCGGCCGCGCCGAGCTGGGCGGCGGCCCGCCGGGCCAGGGTGGGCAGGTCCTCGGGACGCGCGTGGTGGGAGTGGCGCAGCAGGTCGTGCAGGGCTTCCCGCTCACCCATGGGTCATCTCACCTTCCTCGGGTCGCCGCCACCGGGCCGGCGGGCCGGGCGGGTCATCGCGCCGGCTTGCTCCGGGGGAAGGATGCCCAGATGTTCTTGGTGTCGGCGCTGGCGTACCAGCCGACCGCGAGGGACATCTCCTCGGCCAGGAACAGGCCGCGCCCGCCCGACTCCAGCGGCCGGATGTCGCTGAGCTCGGGGACGCTGCTCACGTCGTGGTCGGCCACGTCGAGGACGAAGCAGTCGTCGGCCCCGAGCAGGGTGACGATGGTCGGCGGGCGGCCGTGCCGCAGCGCGTTGCTGGCCAGCTCGGTGGCGACCAGCACCACCAGGTGCGGGATCTCGTCGAGTTCCTCGCCCTGGACCAGGCCGTGCCGCTCCAGCGCGGCGCGCAGCGAGGCCCGCAGGTCGCGCAGCTCGGCGGGCGTGTCGAGCACCCACTGCTCCAGCTCCGTGGCCTGTGGCGGTGGCGGCGACGTCCGCAGCTGTCCCATGATCCCGCTTTACCCTCCGTAGCGGTTCGCTAAGCAGGGCGGACCGTCGGTTTCTCGACCGTGGTGGGTCGCCCACACCACCCCGATCACGGAGGTGTCGGTCGCACGGATATCGGCTGTGGTCCATGTCACGTTAGCGTTCCGGCACCGCCGGCCGTCCCGCCGGCGCTCCGACGGGAGGACGCCCATGCGCACACCGTGGAAAGCCGCCGCCACCCTCGCCGCGACCCTGCTCCTGGTCCTGCCCGGCGGCGTCGCCGCGCGGGCCGCGAGCACGCCGTACACGAAGAGCCCGGTCGCCGGGCCGCTCGGCACGTACCACGTCTCCGCCGTCTACGTGGCCGGTGTCTCCTCCGGCGGCTATCTGGCCACCCAGCTCCAGGTCGCGTACTCGGCCCGGATCCGGGGTGCGGCGATCTTCGCCGCCGGTCCGTACTACTGCGCGCAGAACACCGTCGCGCAGGCCCTCTACGGCTGCGGCGACAACCTCTACCCGACGTACCTGCCGGCGCTGGAGAGCTACACCCGCAGCTGGGCGTCGTACGGCTGGGTCGACGGCACCGGCAACCTCGCCGGCCAGCCGGTGTACGTCTACCACGGCGGCAGCGACGGCACGGTGAAGAAATCGGTCACCGACGACCTGGTCCGCTATTACCAGGACTTCGGCGCCTCGGTCCGGTACGACTCGACCGGCGCGGCGGGGCACGCCTGGGTGACCCCGTACGGCACCGTCGGGTGCACCGCCACCGCCTCGCCCTTCCTCAACGACTGCGGCACCGACCCGCAGGGCGCCTTCCTCGGCCGGCTGCTCGGCGGGGTGGCCGCGCCGAACACCGGCCCGCTCGGCGGGACCCTGATCCGCTTCGGTCAGGACGCCTTCGCGACCAACGGCTGGGCGAACGGGCTGAGCATGGACGCCAGCGGCTTCGCGTACGTGCCGAGCGCCTGCGCCGCCGGGGACTCCTGCCGGCTGCTGGTCGCCCTGCACGGCTGTGCCCAGGGGTACGCGAAGGTCGGCACCGCCTTCGTGGACCGGGCCAACCTCAACCAGTACGCCGACACCAACCGGCTGATCGTGCTCTATCCGCAGGCGGTCGCGACCGGAGTGAACCCGAACGGCTGCTGGGACTGGTGGGGCTACCTGGGTGCCACCAACTACCCGATCAAGGGCGGCTACCAGGTGGAAACGATCATGAACATGGTCCGCCGGCTCGACGGGTGAGCACCCGTACGGCCCGAACCGCCAGGTGCGGGCCGGGGGCCCGTTGCGCTACCGTCGGAGGGTGATCGTCGAGGAACACTGGTGGAACGGGGACCGCACCACCCGTGGCCGCCGCGATGTCTACATCCGCACCGACGGGCGGCAGTGGCAGGTGCAGGCGCAGATCGGTGGTGCCACCGGCCGGTCCAAGATCCAGGACTGTCCGAGCCGGGGCGCGGCGACAATTCTCGCCGGGGCCTGGCGCGGCAGCGGCACCGGCTGGCGCGAGCTGCCCCGCTGAGCAGGACCGCCGCCGGCCGGTGACGGCCGGCGGCACCGCTCACTCCCGGGGACCGTGCACCGCGCGGTCGACCAACGACTCGGCCACCTCGCGCAACTTGCGGTTCGAGTCCTGCGACACCCGGGCCAGGATGGCGAACGCCTCGTCGGCGCCGCACCGGCGCTGGCCCATGATGATCCCCTTGGCCTGCTCGATCCCCGCCCGGCTCTGCATCGCCTCCCGCGTCTGCTGGGCCGGCGTCGCGGTGCTCTCTTGGAGGTGCACGTCGGCCGGCGCGATGGCGGCGTACCCGGCGAGCGTCCGGGCCAGGTGGATCTGCTCCTCCAGCGGGCCGACCGTGGTGCCGTAGATGTTCAGCGCGCCGACCGTCGCCTCCTGGATCGGCAGCCCGATGGAGCGCGAACTCGCCTCGTGCCCCTGGACCAGCGTCACCGGGACCCCGGCGGTGTCCGGAATCGCGTCCCTCCCTGGCGACCTGGGCGGCCTTCGTCAGCACCACGTCGAGGCCGGCGTCGTCGTAACTGATCCGGCCGACAGCGTCCGGGTACGGGCGTGGACGGTGCGCGCGCCGGCCACCGCCTCCTCGGCGGGTGTGACCGCCTTCACCGGTTCGTCCCGGTCGCGTCAAGGACTCGTGAAGAAACCGAGGGCCGGCGTCACGGTCGCGTTATGACCCTTGGCCGGCCCCGCCTCCCGGCGCTGTGATTGCCCGGCGCGACCGGAAGGCGGTCGCGCGGACCACTTCCCGAGGAGAGACCGGCCGTGTCCGACGTGCTGTTCGTGTTGCTGACGGTGGGGCTGTTCGCGGCCCTCACCCTGCTGGTGAGGGGCGTGGAGAAGCGGTGAACGCCGTCAACGCCGTCGGCCTGGTGCTGGCGCTCGGACTGGGCGTGTTCCTGGTCGCCGCCCTGCTCTTCCCGGAGCGTTTCTGATGAGCATGACCACAGCCGGTGTGCTGTTCGTGCTGTCGCTGGTGGTGGCGCTGGTCGCCGTGCACCGGCCGTTCGGCGACTACCTCTACCGGGTGGTCGCCGGCACCCGGTCCTCCCGGGTCGAACGGGGGATCTACCGCCTGGTCGGCGTCGACCCGGCCGCCGAGCAGTCCTGGGGCGTGTACGCCCGCGGCGTGCTGGCGTTCTCCGCGGTCTCCGTGCTGTTCCTGTACGGCCTCCAGCGCCTCCAGGACCGCCTGCCGCTGAGCCTCGGCTTCGACCCGGTGGTGCCGCACGGCGCGTGGAACACCGCCGTCTCGTTCGTGACCAACACCAACTGGCAGTGGTACTCGGGTGAGTCGACGATGGGCCACCTGGTGCAGATGACCGGTCTGGCGGTGCAGAACTTCGTCTCCGCCGCCGTCGGCATCGCCGTCGCGGTGGCGCTGGTCCGCGGCTTCGCCCGCAGCCGTACCGGCGAGCTGGGCAACTTCTGGGTCGACCTGACCCGGATCACGCTGCGGATCCTGCTGCCGGTCGCGGTGCTCGGCGCGCTGGTGCTGATGCTCGGCGGGGTGGTGCAGAACCTGTCCGGTGGCACCGAGGTGTCCACGCTGACCGGCGGCAGCCAGACCATCACCGGCGGGCCGGTGGCCGGCCAGGAAGTGATCAAGGAGCTGGGCACCAACGGTGGTGGCTTCTACAACGCCAACAGCGCCCACCCGTTCGAGAACCCGACCGCCTGGACGAACTGGATCGAGATCTTCCTGATCCTGGTGATCCCGTTCAGCCTGCCCCGGGTCTTCGGCCGGCTGGTCGGGCAGCGCCGGCAGGGCCACGCCATCGCCGCGGTGATGGCGATCCTCGCCTTGGCCAGCGTCACCCTGACCAACGTCTTCGAACTGGCCGGCCACGGCACGGTGCCGCAGGCGGTGGGGGCGGCGCTGGAGGGCAAGGAGGTGCGGTTCGACGTGTCGAACTCGGCCACCTTCGCCGCGGCCACCACGCTCACCTCGACCGGCGCGGTCAACTCGTTCCACGACTCGTACACCGCGCTGGGCGGGATGATGACGCTGGGCAACATGATGCTCGGCGAGGTCGCCCCCGGTGGCGTCGGCTCCGGCCTGTACGGGCTGCTGGTCCTCGCGGTGATCACGGTCTTCGTCGCCGGCCTGATGGTCGGCCGCACGCCGGAGTACCTGGGCAAGAAGATCGGCGCGCGGGAGATGCAGTTCGCGTCGCTGTACTTCCTGGTCACGCCGGCCCTGGTGCTCACCGGCACCGCCGCCGCGTTCGCCACCGGCAACGCCGCGACGGCGCTGAACGTCGGCCCGCACAAACTCTCCGAGGTGCTCTACGCGTTCACCTCGGCGAGCAACAACAACGGCTCGGCGTTCGCCGGCATCACCGTGAACACGCCGTGGTGGAACACCGCGCTGGGCCTGTGCATGCTGCTCGGCCGCTTCCTGCCGATCATCTTCGTGCTCGCGCTGGCCGGCTCGCTGGCCCGCCAGCAACCGACGCCCGCGTCCGAGGGCACCCTGCCGACCCACCGGCCGCTCTTCATCGGCATGGTCGTCGGCGTCACGGTGGTCCTCGTCGCGCTCACCTTCCTGCCCGCCCTCGCGCTCGGCCCGCTGGCCGAAGGGCTGTGACCACCATGAGAGACAAGGACATGACGGCACCTCTGGACACCGTCGACGCGCCGGGCGCCGACGCCCCGACCGAACCGAGCGACCCGGCCAGCCGGACCGGCCGGGTCGGCGGCGGGCTGCTCGACCCCCGGCAGCTGGTCGCGTCGCTGCCGGACGCGCTGCGCAAGCTCGACCCGCGCACCCTGTGGC
This genomic window contains:
- a CDS encoding aldo/keto reductase gives rise to the protein MEYVRFGGTGLEVSRLCLGCMSYGEPGRGAHPWSLPEEASRPFIKQALELGVNFFDTANVYSDGTSEEIVGRALKDFARRDDVVIATKVHGRMGEGPNRGGLSRKHIMSEIDASLRRLGTDYVDLYQIHRLDPGTPIEETLEALHDLVRAGKVRYLGASSMYAWQFGKALWAAERNGWTRFVAMQNHYNLLYREEEREMLPLCADQGVAVIPWSPLARGRLTRDRGESTDRARSDEFGRTLYARTEEPDRAVVDAVARIAAARGVSRAQVALAWVARNPAVTAPIVGATKPHHLTDAVAALELTLTDDEVAALESPYVPHPVAGF
- a CDS encoding inositol monophosphatase family protein codes for the protein MIDTGWDDVAVATAAALAGADVVRGMYGRRLDRVDKGDGDFATAADLAAERAILDVLRAGRPADDVVGEEGGRQGAVDGVREWLVDPLCGTLNYAAGTMLVAVNVALRGGAAAVADPFAGEVFATDGETARVRHEGADAPLVPTAATRLVDVNLDPPFPSAPRLRAVDLLAHPDFVARFRPRVGSTTLALAWVAAGRRAGYVTDGGDLTGSVHFAAGIALCRAAGCVVTGLDGAPLGPAGRGLVAAADAETHALLLGMLAGRP
- a CDS encoding PP2C family protein-serine/threonine phosphatase is translated as MGEREALHDLLRHSHHARPEDLPTLARRAAAQLGAADILLYLVDHEQRELLPMRAADSPPREVLSVDGTLAGRAFSLVKPIPGETGEAGVTTRLWVPLLDGMERLGVAEVLAAEPVPPARVPEYQAAASLIADLLVTRSLYSDTVERVRRRAPMRLAAEMLRAQLPPLTFATGGLVISGILEPSYDVGGDAFDYAVNGDTAHLALFDAVGHGSAGGMRAVTLASLALAAYRNARRADFDLVRTYHHIDDAVREHDRRGLITGVLAELDQRDGRLRIISAGHPSGLVIRRGKVATVLPTPTALPVTLGDQRPPVVIEEALEPGDDVLFYTDGIIEARSAGGEPFGMDRLVDFTVRALADGLPLPETARRLVHAILAYQDDRLADDATVLLVRWLGPGGPGATPPAGVSPL
- a CDS encoding ATP-binding protein, coding for MGQLRTSPPPPQATELEQWVLDTPAELRDLRASLRAALERHGLVQGEELDEIPHLVVLVATELASNALRHGRPPTIVTLLGADDCFVLDVADHDVSSVPELSDIRPLESGGRGLFLAEEMSLAVGWYASADTKNIWASFPRSKPAR
- a CDS encoding extracellular catalytic domain type 2 short-chain-length polyhydroxyalkanoate depolymerase, with the protein product MRTPWKAAATLAATLLLVLPGGVAARAASTPYTKSPVAGPLGTYHVSAVYVAGVSSGGYLATQLQVAYSARIRGAAIFAAGPYYCAQNTVAQALYGCGDNLYPTYLPALESYTRSWASYGWVDGTGNLAGQPVYVYHGGSDGTVKKSVTDDLVRYYQDFGASVRYDSTGAAGHAWVTPYGTVGCTATASPFLNDCGTDPQGAFLGRLLGGVAAPNTGPLGGTLIRFGQDAFATNGWANGLSMDASGFAYVPSACAAGDSCRLLVALHGCAQGYAKVGTAFVDRANLNQYADTNRLIVLYPQAVATGVNPNGCWDWWGYLGATNYPIKGGYQVETIMNMVRRLDG
- a CDS encoding ANTAR domain-containing protein; this encodes MTLVQGHEASSRSIGLPIQEATVGALNIYGTTVGPLEEQIHLARTLAGYAAIAPADVHLQESTATPAQQTREAMQSRAGIEQAKGIIMGQRRCGADEAFAILARVSQDSNRKLREVAESLVDRAVHGPRE
- the kdpF gene encoding K(+)-transporting ATPase subunit F, which codes for MNAVNAVGLVLALGLGVFLVAALLFPERF
- the kdpA gene encoding potassium-transporting ATPase subunit KdpA encodes the protein MSMTTAGVLFVLSLVVALVAVHRPFGDYLYRVVAGTRSSRVERGIYRLVGVDPAAEQSWGVYARGVLAFSAVSVLFLYGLQRLQDRLPLSLGFDPVVPHGAWNTAVSFVTNTNWQWYSGESTMGHLVQMTGLAVQNFVSAAVGIAVAVALVRGFARSRTGELGNFWVDLTRITLRILLPVAVLGALVLMLGGVVQNLSGGTEVSTLTGGSQTITGGPVAGQEVIKELGTNGGGFYNANSAHPFENPTAWTNWIEIFLILVIPFSLPRVFGRLVGQRRQGHAIAAVMAILALASVTLTNVFELAGHGTVPQAVGAALEGKEVRFDVSNSATFAAATTLTSTGAVNSFHDSYTALGGMMTLGNMMLGEVAPGGVGSGLYGLLVLAVITVFVAGLMVGRTPEYLGKKIGAREMQFASLYFLVTPALVLTGTAAAFATGNAATALNVGPHKLSEVLYAFTSASNNNGSAFAGITVNTPWWNTALGLCMLLGRFLPIIFVLALAGSLARQQPTPASEGTLPTHRPLFIGMVVGVTVVLVALTFLPALALGPLAEGL